A window of the Anoplolepis gracilipes chromosome 11, ASM4749672v1, whole genome shotgun sequence genome harbors these coding sequences:
- the LOC140671365 gene encoding uncharacterized protein, which yields MDDFVPRYQKAMEGKYDKVFPWGNNWYQFSISSTLMLFYYMLITETKENQKIAIYMILSIIKTPKKSLGMGRDQANSVYMALPWIVAHYHNGDIENASKHPDYMYVVNYIKLQPVKECKKEGLYLDYTYITHTDCLAYGYLSEIENMSLPLLYFDNCILKNFLSKWERCKKILAHPTIPYGPIGFYTRSDALKSFAYKDSKLGIEVIPTCLFIRMYGKDYSFVVRGQNSWIAYYESDQTYCDMAQYWVQYRNVHFTGQEYEPTFPDVGFFYEKFFYTKENPRQPVKERCTIPSTTSTTTTFRTSPNRCQLVKAGFVFSYANIGMMRHFYNCAEMRYTHDPNCERGHFSVDEYILCDYNNHIIDIWIRIYRHTDNDVILFFEREHLWAQGEKNVFIYHLRWDCKNRTLIYKGRQEVQCPADKWDLYYPKGIEVVNTNNTIMLLDHEEPKLAMYPDSYIELNRNFKTVYQDKEYEFVFDEQTNQYCLADLCIDKGNN from the coding sequence ATGGACGATTTTGTGCCTCGATATCAAAAAGCGATGGAAGGCAAATACGACAAGGTGTTTCCTTGGGGTAACAATTGGTATCAATTTTCTATCAGTTCAACCTTAATGCtcttttattacatgttaATAACGGAAACAAAAGAAAACCAAAAAATAGCGATTTACATGATACTGTCGATCATAAAAACGCCAAAGAAATCGCTCGGCATGGGTCGTGATCAAGCTAACAGTGTATACATGGCATTACCATGGATAGTGGCGCATTATCACAACGGAGATATTGAAAATGCCTCTAAACATCCGGATTATATGTACGTTGtcaactatataaaattgcagcCCGTCAAAGAATGCAAAAAAGAGGGATTGTAtcttgattatacatatatcacacACACAGATTGTTTAGCTTATGGATATTTGAgcgaaatagaaaatatgagTCTGCCGCTTCTTTATTTCGACAATTgtattctgaaaaatttcttatcaaaatGGGAaaggtgtaaaaaaattctggcTCATCCGACAATTCCTTACGGACCGATTGGCTTCTATACTCGAAGCGATGCATTGAAATCATTCGCATATAAGGATAGCAAACTCGGTATAGAGGTCATTCCCACATGTTTGTTTATTCGTATGTATGGTAAGGATTACTCGTTTGTAGTTCGTGGACAAAATTCGTGGATAGCATATTACGAGTCGGATCAAACGTATTGTGATATGGCACAATATTGGGTACAATATAGAAACGTTCATTTTACTGGCCAAGAGTACGAACCTACATTTCCGGATGTCGGattcttttatgaaaaattcttttatacaaaagaaaacCCACGCCAACCTGTAAAAGAACGTTGTACAATTCCAAGTACAACTAGTACAACTACGACATTTCGCACATCACCGAATAGATGTCAACTTGTAAAAGCAGGTTTTGTATTTTCGTATGCCAACATCGGAATGATGcgacatttttacaattgtgCCGAAATGCGTTACACTCATGATCCGAATTGCGAACGCGGCCATTTTAGCGtagacgaatatatactttgcgATTACAACAATCACATTATAGATATATGGATACGTATATATCGACACACAGATAACGATGTGATCTTGTTCTTTGAACGAGAACATTTATGGGCACAGGGGGAAAAGaatgtattcatatatcatCTAAGATGGGATTGTAAAAATCGCACGCTGATATACAAGGGTAGACAAGAAGTACAATGTCCAGCTGATAAATGGGATCTGTATTATCCGAAAGGTATCGAGGTGGTTAATACAAATAACACGATTATGCTCCTCGATCACGAAGAGCCTAAACTAGCCATGTATCCTGACTCGTACATAGAATTGAATCGTAATTTTAAAACGGTTTATCAAGATAAAGAGTACGAATTTGTCTTTGACGAACAAACAAATCAATACTGTTTAGCCGATTTATGCATTGATAAAGggaataattaa